From the Desulfonispora thiosulfatigenes DSM 11270 genome, one window contains:
- a CDS encoding glycosyltransferase produces MKQRIYYNDIISSVMPSISILIPMHNEELVIHYIMESLLACDYDKDRMEIIPINDNSTDRTWEILEEYSQQYEFIRPLNRDSELNGKPAALNDAMEIAKGDIIIVFDADYRPAKDMLKQLAVAFGDPEVGAVMGRVIPYNTNTNLLTRLLTLERSGGYQVDQQARYNMRLIPQYGGTVGGFRREIFMEMGGFNPSVLAEDTELTYRLYIKGWKVIYANSAECYEEAPETWSVRARQILRWSRGHNNVLFRYFFKTLTTTNMNFREKVDGILLLMVYAIPFLLALGILDSLVLFLLGEMNIFAGWWVLLFIGAYSTFGNFAPFYQIGSAQMMDGTRKEVLLLPLVMFNFFFYMWNISLGFLYAIVDIITRRNVKWAKTNRFTKQPSEEVRS; encoded by the coding sequence GTGAAACAACGAATTTACTATAATGATATTATTTCTAGTGTTATGCCTAGTATATCTATCCTAATTCCTATGCATAATGAAGAGCTAGTTATCCATTATATAATGGAGTCACTTCTTGCTTGTGATTATGACAAGGATAGAATGGAAATAATTCCTATAAATGACAACTCAACCGATAGAACGTGGGAGATCTTAGAGGAGTACAGTCAGCAGTATGAATTCATCCGTCCTCTAAATAGGGATTCAGAGCTCAATGGGAAACCAGCAGCACTAAATGATGCTATGGAAATAGCGAAGGGTGATATTATTATTGTTTTTGATGCTGATTATAGACCAGCAAAGGATATGCTAAAGCAATTGGCTGTAGCTTTTGGAGATCCTGAGGTTGGAGCTGTAATGGGGCGAGTTATACCATATAACACCAATACTAATCTTTTGACTAGATTATTAACTTTAGAGCGTTCAGGAGGATATCAGGTAGATCAGCAAGCTCGATACAATATGAGATTAATTCCACAATATGGTGGTACTGTAGGAGGATTTCGCAGAGAGATTTTCATGGAAATGGGAGGCTTTAATCCATCGGTATTAGCTGAAGATACTGAGTTGACTTATCGCCTTTATATCAAAGGCTGGAAGGTTATTTATGCTAATTCGGCAGAATGTTATGAGGAAGCCCCTGAAACGTGGTCAGTTAGAGCACGCCAGATTCTAAGATGGTCGCGTGGGCACAATAATGTTTTGTTTAGGTATTTTTTTAAGACACTTACTACTACTAATATGAATTTTCGGGAAAAGGTAGATGGCATTCTTCTTTTAATGGTCTATGCGATTCCCTTTTTGCTAGCCCTAGGTATCCTAGACTCCTTGGTACTCTTTCTTCTAGGAGAAATGAATATTTTTGCTGGATGGTGGGTATTACTTTTTATCGGTGCTTATAGTACATTTGGAAATTTTGCACCTTTTTATCAAATTGGTAGTGCACAGATGATGGATGGAACTCGAAAGGAAGTGCTTCTGTTACCACTTGTCATGTTTAATTTCTTCTTTTATATGTGGAATATTAGTCTAGGATTTTTGTATGCTATTGTAGATATTATTACTAGGCGAAATGTTAAATGGGCTAAAACTAATAGATTTACAAAGCAGCCCTCTGAGGAGGTGCGCTCTTGA
- a CDS encoding S-layer homology domain-containing protein, translating to MVKKILTLAVLGIFLCGTMVSYAADVSEGVLVDVLDKASDHPRKDEILGVIGESLKTDGGIDFAKAMIDSTLSKEEKQKLNDKGISEQDIKNSLDDLKSWAPSERADLVNYVKNNQMDKAKDLIKSKGLVESNTPSKPGGGGAAANTDNKTEDKPADKPDATKPDTTKPEANKPGTVTPNVPQATNFKDIKGHWAQKNIEKMAALKLVGGMTNDTFAPESSVTRSQMIALIARIFDVKETTGQGELPFTDLKKGDWDYNVVQAAYAAKLASGTSATTFEPNKPVTREQMMAMVMNGLKYKNINLDVTNSKDLKAYKDYNKISNWALDSMQQGVDLGLIAGKTKETLEAKGTATRAEAVTILERVYNLVK from the coding sequence ATGGTTAAAAAGATCTTAACTTTAGCAGTTTTAGGAATATTCCTCTGCGGAACGATGGTCTCTTATGCTGCAGATGTAAGTGAAGGTGTACTAGTGGATGTTTTAGACAAAGCAAGTGATCATCCACGCAAAGACGAAATTTTAGGTGTGATTGGGGAAAGTTTAAAAACTGATGGTGGTATTGATTTTGCTAAAGCAATGATAGATAGTACATTATCTAAGGAAGAAAAACAAAAATTAAATGATAAAGGAATTTCTGAACAAGATATTAAAAATTCTTTAGATGATTTAAAATCTTGGGCGCCTTCTGAAAGAGCAGATCTTGTTAACTATGTAAAAAACAATCAAATGGACAAAGCAAAAGACCTAATTAAAAGCAAAGGCCTTGTAGAAAGTAATACTCCTTCTAAGCCAGGTGGAGGCGGTGCTGCAGCTAATACTGATAACAAAACAGAAGATAAACCAGCAGACAAGCCAGATGCAACTAAACCAGATACAACCAAACCAGAAGCAAATAAACCAGGAACTGTAACTCCAAATGTACCACAGGCTACTAATTTTAAAGACATCAAAGGTCACTGGGCACAAAAGAACATTGAAAAAATGGCGGCTTTAAAACTAGTTGGGGGAATGACTAATGACACCTTTGCTCCCGAGTCATCAGTAACTAGAAGTCAAATGATTGCCTTAATTGCCAGAATTTTCGATGTAAAAGAAACAACTGGCCAAGGGGAACTACCTTTTACAGACCTTAAAAAAGGCGACTGGGACTATAATGTAGTACAGGCAGCGTACGCGGCTAAATTAGCAAGTGGTACCTCAGCTACTACCTTTGAACCAAATAAACCAGTAACTAGAGAACAAATGATGGCTATGGTTATGAATGGTTTAAAGTATAAAAATATTAATTTAGATGTAACGAATTCAAAAGATTTAAAAGCTTACAAAGACTATAATAAGATTTCAAATTGGGCATTAGATTCAATGCAGCAAGGTGTAGACCTAGGTTTAATCGCAGGTAAAACAAAAGAAACACTTGAGGCCAAAGGAACTGCAACAAGAGCAGAAGCTGTAACAATTTTAGAAAGAGTTTATAATTTAGTAAAATAA
- a CDS encoding VanZ family protein: protein MSFQKIIAWVLVVIWMGVIFSFSAQVANKSNQLSTGITEIIAKTVQKVVPQADLKIKNINHLIRKNAHFFVYLVLGLLVAYALKTLGVHGFKAFFIGLVFCIIYAILDELHQMYVPGRGPGLKDVLIDSAGASVGICTFMIIYYLLKKQI, encoded by the coding sequence ATGTCGTTTCAAAAAATTATTGCCTGGGTCTTAGTTGTCATTTGGATGGGAGTTATTTTTAGCTTTTCAGCTCAAGTTGCTAACAAATCTAATCAATTAAGTACTGGTATCACAGAAATAATTGCTAAAACAGTGCAAAAGGTTGTACCACAGGCAGACCTTAAAATAAAAAATATAAATCATTTAATTCGCAAAAATGCGCATTTCTTTGTGTATTTAGTACTCGGATTATTAGTTGCTTATGCCTTAAAAACCCTCGGCGTTCATGGCTTTAAGGCCTTTTTTATTGGCTTAGTATTTTGCATTATTTATGCTATTTTAGATGAATTACACCAAATGTATGTACCAGGCAGGGGGCCAGGGCTAAAGGATGTCTTGATTGATAGCGCCGGGGCGAGTGTGGGTATTTGTACTTTTATGATTATTTATTATTTACTGAAAAAGCAGATTTGA
- the galE gene encoding UDP-glucose 4-epimerase GalE — translation MNILVTGGAGYIGSHTCVALLEAGHSVFIADNFSNSKPESLEKIKQTSGQDVTFYQIDVTEEGEVDEVFSKHTFNGVIHFAGLKAVGESVAKPLEYYYNNVVSTLILAKACLKYNVPRFVFSSSATVYGDNISPFHEEMDLLPTTNPYGETKAMSERILMDVAKVNPRFSVSLLRYFNPVGAHESGLIGENPNGIPNNLMPFVTQVAKGKRDKLSVFGNDYDTVDGTGVRDYIHVVDLAEGHVAAMEHLAPGVHIHNLGTGQGTSVLELVHAFMEVNGVDVPYEIVDRRPGDIATCYANAAKAERELGWKAKKGIKEMCKDAWRFEQGNK, via the coding sequence ATGAATATACTAGTAACTGGTGGTGCTGGATATATTGGCTCACATACTTGTGTGGCTTTATTAGAAGCAGGCCATAGCGTATTTATAGCGGATAATTTTTCTAATAGTAAGCCGGAAAGCTTAGAAAAAATAAAACAAACATCAGGTCAAGACGTAACATTCTATCAAATAGATGTAACAGAAGAAGGTGAAGTAGATGAAGTATTTTCTAAGCATACTTTTAATGGCGTAATTCACTTTGCTGGCCTTAAAGCAGTGGGCGAATCTGTAGCAAAACCTCTAGAATATTATTATAATAACGTCGTAAGTACGTTGATTCTTGCCAAGGCATGCCTAAAATATAATGTGCCAAGATTTGTCTTTTCCTCCTCTGCTACGGTGTATGGCGATAATATTTCACCTTTTCACGAAGAAATGGATTTACTTCCAACCACTAATCCATACGGGGAAACTAAAGCCATGAGTGAACGTATCTTAATGGATGTTGCAAAGGTTAATCCTAGGTTTAGCGTATCCCTTTTGCGTTATTTTAATCCCGTGGGTGCTCATGAAAGTGGTTTAATTGGCGAAAATCCTAATGGAATTCCGAATAATTTAATGCCTTTTGTGACCCAAGTGGCAAAAGGAAAACGTGACAAGTTAAGTGTCTTTGGTAATGACTATGATACAGTAGATGGTACTGGGGTTAGGGATTATATTCATGTGGTGGACCTAGCTGAAGGTCACGTGGCAGCAATGGAACATTTAGCACCTGGTGTACATATTCATAATCTTGGGACAGGCCAGGGTACCTCTGTATTAGAACTTGTTCATGCTTTTATGGAAGTAAATGGAGTAGATGTACCGTATGAAATCGTAGACAGACGTCCGGGCGACATCGCTACTTGCTATGCTAATGCAGCTAAAGCAGAACGAGAACTAGGATGGAAAGCAAAAAAAGGCATCAAAGAAATGTGTAAAGACGCCTGGAGATTTGAGCAGGGGAATAAATAA
- a CDS encoding S-layer homology domain-containing protein, translated as MRNKKVIALVVCFLFMFNIVAISGAASVQAAGSAGSSGGINSEMSFSELKATVTKLLTKVAESKSEKKDYLYSALKAGVTGEGDAIGGFITIATGMINDMYDEKSTSYNKKFIVYMDNEGISDDDLKTSLELIKLFNIFTIEDRITMVNQMENGEIPANLNQDEERLVKKLNEKLPELEKALKSFNTEFDLSMYAFVLTTLQSKSQTPVITDAAEGNIKVVIPDKIGKMAKAEFINTVDTALKGINVRGFEYTSFTEMTDEFEKAVNDKLTTEQKQTLKNILANYNLYDQNKTKPVITLDKGTDKVYLEKTEPAPDSDISYNVLNGYTAVDVFGQDITEDVYCTVNGEKVKYVNTSKVRKNIVEYNVEDSLGNKAETVTRTVYVLAPVELGTPVKVVEGMPVMIEGGTTLEGLPAGITITVNTPAANEAVVPSGIAPAGKPLKFDIKLTDEQKKKGVVIRIPTTNKDAVLSYFNTERQKWEVQEKSEVITVDGKLYVEARVHHFSIYGPLAKSAQLMADSIAEIANPAKNAESLKLPSFAGFKVEVIESSNESVIENGTAGKVIPQSSEQTVTFKIKVTNENKQGETATTPEFTVVVPAKSSSGGGGSGGSGGGGGGGSASVDTSKTQEIGAYNGGSFTHGNATVNFLTNAFDFADNIKVTIKKLTSTSSLPHAANQKFVSDVVEITKDVKGDFKKPVTVSLKYDNNKVDLTKSDVAIYWLNETTKKWVKLDNVKVDTDKNVVSGEVTHFTKFAVIATSNEIPIAIELTDIKGHWAEKDIKALVELGAIGGYADKTFKPDNKITRAEFAKILVKAYKIDNKNGKVFADTQNHWAKNDIAAAESNGIVSGYSATKFGPDDVITREQMAAMVVNAASLQNVKGELNFTDKAKISAWAVDVVGAATASKIVGGYPDNTFGPQNNATRAEAASVIMRALTK; from the coding sequence ATGAGAAACAAAAAGGTTATTGCATTAGTAGTATGTTTTTTATTTATGTTTAACATTGTCGCAATTAGTGGGGCAGCTAGTGTACAGGCAGCTGGTAGCGCAGGAAGCAGTGGTGGTATAAATTCAGAGATGAGTTTTTCGGAACTTAAAGCAACAGTTACTAAGCTATTAACTAAAGTTGCTGAGAGTAAAAGTGAAAAGAAAGATTATTTATATAGTGCACTAAAGGCAGGCGTAACAGGTGAAGGTGATGCAATAGGAGGATTTATCACCATAGCCACTGGTATGATTAATGATATGTATGATGAAAAAAGTACTTCATATAACAAAAAGTTCATCGTTTATATGGATAATGAAGGTATTTCAGACGACGATCTGAAAACTTCTTTAGAATTAATTAAATTATTTAACATATTCACAATTGAAGATAGAATAACAATGGTTAACCAAATGGAAAATGGAGAAATCCCAGCAAACTTAAATCAAGATGAAGAAAGATTAGTAAAAAAATTAAATGAAAAGCTTCCTGAATTAGAAAAAGCTCTTAAAAGCTTTAATACAGAGTTTGATTTAAGTATGTATGCCTTTGTTTTAACAACATTACAAAGCAAGTCACAAACGCCAGTAATTACTGATGCAGCAGAAGGTAATATTAAGGTAGTAATTCCAGATAAAATTGGCAAAATGGCTAAAGCTGAGTTCATTAATACCGTAGATACAGCTCTTAAAGGCATTAATGTTAGAGGATTTGAGTACACAAGCTTTACTGAAATGACTGATGAATTTGAAAAAGCTGTAAATGACAAATTAACAACTGAGCAAAAGCAAACTTTAAAAAATATCTTAGCAAACTATAACTTATATGACCAAAACAAAACAAAACCAGTAATTACGCTTGATAAGGGAACAGATAAGGTTTATTTAGAAAAAACAGAGCCAGCCCCTGATTCTGATATTAGTTATAACGTGCTTAACGGATATACTGCAGTAGATGTATTTGGGCAAGACATAACAGAAGATGTATATTGCACAGTTAACGGTGAAAAGGTAAAGTATGTAAATACATCGAAAGTACGTAAGAATATTGTCGAATATAATGTCGAAGATAGCTTAGGCAATAAAGCTGAGACAGTAACTAGAACTGTATACGTTTTAGCTCCAGTTGAACTAGGTACTCCTGTAAAGGTTGTAGAGGGAATGCCTGTTATGATTGAAGGTGGTACAACACTTGAAGGACTTCCAGCAGGTATAACAATTACAGTAAATACACCAGCAGCAAATGAAGCAGTAGTTCCAAGTGGTATTGCTCCAGCTGGAAAACCATTAAAGTTCGATATTAAATTAACAGATGAGCAAAAGAAAAAAGGTGTTGTAATTAGAATACCTACTACTAATAAAGACGCAGTACTTTCATATTTCAACACTGAAAGACAAAAGTGGGAAGTACAAGAAAAATCTGAAGTTATCACTGTAGATGGAAAATTATATGTAGAAGCAAGAGTGCACCACTTCTCTATCTATGGTCCTTTAGCAAAATCAGCTCAGTTAATGGCTGATAGTATTGCCGAAATTGCAAATCCTGCTAAAAACGCAGAAAGCTTAAAATTACCAAGCTTTGCTGGATTTAAGGTAGAAGTTATAGAATCAAGTAATGAGAGCGTAATTGAAAATGGTACAGCGGGTAAAGTAATCCCTCAGAGCTCTGAACAAACAGTAACCTTTAAAATTAAAGTTACAAATGAAAATAAGCAAGGTGAAACAGCTACAACACCAGAATTTACCGTAGTAGTTCCTGCTAAGTCATCTAGTGGCGGTGGCGGCTCTGGTGGATCAGGCGGAGGCGGTGGAGGCGGAAGCGCTTCAGTTGACACCTCTAAAACACAAGAAATCGGCGCTTATAATGGTGGTAGCTTCACTCACGGAAATGCAACAGTTAACTTCTTAACAAATGCATTTGACTTTGCAGATAATATCAAAGTAACTATCAAGAAATTAACAAGCACAAGCAGTTTACCACATGCAGCTAATCAAAAGTTCGTAAGTGATGTAGTAGAAATCACTAAAGATGTAAAAGGTGACTTCAAAAAGCCTGTAACTGTGAGCTTAAAATATGACAACAATAAAGTAGATTTAACTAAGTCTGACGTAGCTATTTACTGGTTAAACGAAACAACTAAGAAATGGGTTAAATTAGATAATGTTAAAGTAGACACTGATAAGAATGTAGTAAGCGGTGAAGTAACTCACTTTACTAAATTTGCTGTTATCGCAACATCAAATGAAATTCCTATAGCAATTGAACTTACAGACATCAAAGGACATTGGGCAGAAAAAGACATTAAAGCATTAGTAGAATTAGGTGCTATCGGTGGTTATGCTGATAAGACATTTAAACCAGATAACAAAATTACAAGAGCAGAATTTGCTAAAATCTTAGTAAAAGCATATAAGATTGATAATAAAAATGGCAAAGTATTTGCTGATACTCAAAACCACTGGGCTAAAAATGATATCGCAGCAGCAGAGAGTAATGGTATCGTAAGTGGATATAGTGCTACTAAATTTGGTCCAGATGATGTAATTACACGTGAACAAATGGCAGCAATGGTAGTTAATGCAGCTAGTTTACAAAATGTAAAAGGTGAACTTAACTTCACAGACAAAGCAAAAATAAGTGCATGGGCAGTTGACGTAGTTGGTGCTGCAACAGCAAGTAAAATTGTTGGAGGATACCCAGATAATACATTTGGCCCACAAAACAATGCTACAAGAGCAGAAGCAGCTTCTGTAATTATGAGAGCATTAACAAAGTAA
- a CDS encoding CpsD/CapB family tyrosine-protein kinase: MSLLDIISLKNPKSPIAEAYRTLRTNIQFSDLDKALKTIIITSSVPGEGKTTSICNLAVTMAQANSKVLLIDCDLRKSQLHKRFELSNSKGLTNVLAQKIPHQDIIQKTAIEGLDVLTAGPKPPNPSELLGSNAMKDFIAEMSKEYDRVLIDAPPIGVVTDAGILASFADGVILVVAARQVPIEGAQRSKELLERVQANILGVLLNKIPNDSRGYYSYYYYHEYYENDDTEDKPTHSKKRRKK; the protein is encoded by the coding sequence ATGAGTTTATTAGATATCATATCACTAAAAAATCCTAAATCACCAATTGCTGAAGCATATCGAACTCTTAGAACAAATATTCAGTTTTCTGACCTTGATAAAGCTTTAAAAACAATTATTATCACCAGTTCCGTACCCGGAGAAGGAAAGACTACGAGTATTTGTAATCTTGCCGTAACGATGGCTCAGGCAAATAGTAAAGTATTATTAATTGATTGTGACCTTAGAAAGTCGCAGCTACATAAAAGGTTTGAACTAAGTAATAGTAAAGGACTTACAAATGTACTAGCCCAAAAAATTCCGCATCAAGATATTATTCAAAAAACTGCAATTGAAGGGTTAGATGTATTAACAGCAGGACCTAAGCCCCCAAATCCTTCTGAACTTTTAGGTTCTAATGCAATGAAGGATTTTATCGCAGAAATGTCTAAAGAATATGACAGAGTGCTAATTGATGCCCCGCCAATTGGAGTAGTAACAGATGCTGGAATCTTAGCAAGCTTTGCAGATGGAGTTATTTTAGTAGTAGCAGCTAGACAAGTTCCTATTGAAGGAGCTCAGCGTTCTAAGGAACTTTTAGAAAGAGTACAGGCAAATATTTTAGGGGTACTACTTAATAAAATACCAAACGACAGCAGAGGATATTATTCTTACTATTATTATCACGAATATTATGAAAATGATGATACAGAAGACAAGCCTACTCATTCTAAAAAAAGACGCAAGAAATAG
- a CDS encoding polysaccharide biosynthesis protein: protein MFNNINKNIRVLSLMLIDALIVNISLFGSLLIRFDWAIPLNYLQLVNKYALLFTIISLACFAMFGLYKRVWQYASIGELITIMLAVTVGTTLKITFGYLIVNTEGPFLPRSVLLLTWFMTIFMIGGSRLIWRLYREHKAGGHIKGGKPVVIYGAGDAGVMVAREMRNHFSTQINVVGFIDDDHVKRGLKLLGLPVLGDRENIAKVVEKYGIERIILAIPSAEGKEVRKVVEICKETSAEVQILPGMFDLIDGTISVNNIREVQIEDLLGREPVKVDLEEITEYTHNKTVLVTGAGGSIGSELCRQVARFSPKKLLLLDIYEHTIYDLEIELRNEFPELKIYPLIKDIREKESMENVFRDYSPQVVFHAAAHKHVPLMEHNPEEAIKNNIKGTYNVAQAADRFNVQKFVMISTDKAVNPTSVMGATKRVGEMIIQHMDKISKTSFVAVRFGNVLGSKGSVIPLFKRQIANGGPVTVTHPEMVRFFMTIPEAVQLVIQAGAMARGGEIFILDMGEPVKIMDLANSLIKLSGFEPNVDIDIKISGVRPGEKLYEELLTADDVCDATTHKRIFVEKPSEPDVAVMEEIILGIMTDNLPVNKAGVEIYLKNLIPSFREKCAENSADFDEQEEVNEQDLDFKSNEANNVLVS from the coding sequence ATGTTTAATAACATAAATAAAAACATCAGGGTTTTGTCGCTGATGTTGATTGATGCACTCATAGTTAATATTTCATTATTTGGGTCTTTGCTGATTCGCTTTGACTGGGCAATACCTCTTAATTATTTACAACTAGTTAATAAATATGCTTTACTTTTTACCATTATTAGTTTAGCTTGCTTTGCCATGTTTGGGCTGTATAAACGTGTGTGGCAGTACGCTAGCATCGGTGAATTAATCACGATAATGTTAGCTGTTACGGTAGGGACTACTTTAAAAATTACCTTTGGCTACTTAATTGTAAATACAGAAGGTCCATTTTTACCACGAAGTGTACTCCTTTTAACTTGGTTTATGACTATCTTTATGATTGGTGGATCTCGCTTAATTTGGAGATTGTATAGGGAGCATAAAGCAGGAGGGCATATTAAAGGTGGCAAGCCCGTTGTGATTTATGGAGCTGGAGATGCAGGAGTCATGGTGGCTAGAGAAATGCGCAATCATTTTTCGACGCAAATAAATGTAGTGGGATTTATTGATGATGATCATGTTAAACGTGGTCTTAAATTATTAGGATTACCTGTCCTAGGAGATAGAGAGAATATAGCGAAGGTTGTAGAAAAGTATGGAATTGAAAGAATTATCTTAGCCATTCCATCAGCCGAGGGAAAAGAAGTTAGAAAAGTAGTCGAAATATGTAAAGAAACAAGTGCTGAGGTGCAAATATTACCAGGTATGTTTGATTTAATCGATGGAACGATTTCCGTAAATAATATTCGGGAAGTGCAAATTGAAGATTTATTAGGTAGAGAGCCTGTGAAGGTCGATTTAGAAGAAATAACAGAGTATACACATAATAAGACAGTCCTTGTAACAGGGGCAGGAGGCTCGATTGGATCAGAGCTGTGCCGTCAAGTGGCTAGATTTTCACCTAAAAAGCTGTTATTATTAGACATTTATGAGCATACTATATATGATTTAGAAATAGAATTACGTAATGAATTTCCAGAACTTAAAATTTATCCATTGATTAAAGATATCAGAGAAAAAGAATCCATGGAAAATGTATTCCGTGATTATTCGCCACAGGTAGTCTTTCATGCAGCAGCTCATAAGCATGTACCTTTAATGGAGCATAATCCTGAAGAAGCTATTAAAAATAATATTAAGGGTACATATAATGTAGCCCAAGCCGCAGATAGATTTAATGTGCAAAAGTTTGTCATGATTTCCACCGATAAGGCCGTAAATCCAACGAGCGTAATGGGAGCAACTAAGCGCGTGGGTGAAATGATTATTCAGCACATGGATAAAATTAGTAAGACAAGCTTTGTAGCTGTTCGTTTTGGTAATGTTTTAGGCAGTAAGGGCAGCGTTATCCCTTTATTTAAAAGGCAAATAGCAAATGGTGGCCCTGTAACTGTGACTCATCCAGAAATGGTGCGTTTCTTTATGACTATACCAGAAGCAGTCCAGCTCGTTATCCAAGCAGGAGCCATGGCAAGAGGTGGCGAGATCTTTATCCTTGATATGGGTGAGCCTGTAAAAATAATGGATTTAGCTAATAGTTTAATAAAATTATCCGGCTTTGAGCCTAATGTCGATATAGACATAAAGATTTCAGGCGTAAGACCTGGAGAAAAATTATATGAAGAACTCTTAACAGCTGATGACGTGTGCGATGCTACTACGCATAAAAGGATTTTTGTCGAAAAGCCGTCCGAGCCTGATGTAGCTGTAATGGAAGAAATAATCCTCGGTATCATGACAGATAATTTACCTGTAAATAAAGCAGGCGTTGAAATATACTTAAAGAATTTAATTCCATCATTTAGAGAAAAATGTGCAGAGAATTCAGCCGACTTTGACGAGCAAGAAGAAGTAAATGAGCAAGATTTAGACTTTAAATCAAATGAAGCAAATAATGTATTAGTAAGTTAA